In Phlebotomus papatasi isolate M1 chromosome 1, Ppap_2.1, whole genome shotgun sequence, the following proteins share a genomic window:
- the LOC129802378 gene encoding crossover junction endonuclease MUS81 codes for MKKKYVKERVTIKYNDPNPLFKKWLGEWLKYSEENNLGNKTALARALNSLEKYPLPLASARECIILEGFGPTICEMLDKKHKKYKNEEMKCSGNVEVPAEKKKVSKKPKAGPSSSKTSPKKRATKKIVPETKSEQKEDANIVVMSPSTFQIILLVDTQETKGKTKKALDATICELNASKVIYEVRHLSVGDFAWIARDPEGNELVLPYIVERKRLDDFGSSIRDGRFHEQKFRLMRSGIPNVIYMVEMYDSRHLGLPFKTIMQAATNTNVHNKFTVKITDNHHGSILYLSVMSKMLEKIFEEKVLVGCSKVDIKEFKMTDDFVSLMHFKEFNALSSKTREMKVRDFFARQLIQLSSMSVDKALAITRIYGTPRILMNAYRMRNEQEGRDLLTNIKYGRLGRQIGHKLSEIIYEFYYNTLTY; via the exons atgaagaaaaaatatgtaaaagaaCGCGTGACTATAAAATACAATGATCCAAATCCATTGTTCAAAAAATGGCTGGGAGAGTGGCTTAAATACTCCGAggaaaataatttaggaaacaAAACAGCACTGGCCAGAGCACTTAATTCACTTGAAAAATACCCGCTGCCTCTTGCTTCTGCTCGGGAGTGTATAATTTTGGAAGGATTTGGTCCAACTATTTGTGAAATGCTCGAtaagaaacacaaaaaatataaaaacgaAGAGATGAAGTGTTCAGGAAATGTCGAGGTTCCTGCTGAGAAGAAAAAAGTCTCTAAGAAACCAAAAGCGGGACCATCTTCCTCAAAAACATCCCCAAAGAAACGAGCTACGAAAAAGATTGTCCCTGAAACAAAATCTGAGCAGAAAGAAGACGCTAATATTGTTGTAATGTCTCCTAGTACGTTCCAAATCATTTTGTTGGTGGATACCCAAGAAACTAAAGG gaaaacgaAGAAGGCATTGGATGCAACAATTTGCGAATTGAATGCTTCGAAGGTAATTTATGAAGTTAGACATTTGAGTGTTGGTGACTTTGCCTGGATAGCTCGAGATCCAGAAGGGAATGAGCTCGTGCTTCCGTATATCGTTGAACGCAAGAGGTTGGATGATTTTGGGAGTAGCATAAGAGATGGGAGATTCCATGAGCAGAAGTTTCGGCTAATGCGCAGTGGAATCCCGAATGTGATCTACATGGTTGAAATGTATGATTCCCGGCATCTTGGGCTCCCTTTCAAGACAATCATGCAGGCAGCTACAAATACCAATGTTCATAACAAATTCACAGTGAAGATCACAGATAATCATCACGGTAGCATCTTGTACTTAAGCGTCATGAGCAAGATGTTAGAGAAGATTTTTGAG GAAAAGGTCCTAGTAGGCTGCTCTAAAGTAGATATCAAGGAATTCAAAATGACGGATGATTTTGTATCCTTGATGCATTTTAAGGAATTCAATGCATTATCTTCAAAGACAAGAGAAATGAAAGTCCGAGATTTCTTTGCTCGGCAATTAATTCAATTATCATCAATGTCTGTGGACAAAGCACTAGCCATCACACGTATCTATGGCACGCCCAGAATCCTCATGAATGCATATAGAATGCGTAATGAACAAGAGGGAAGAGATTTGTTGACAAACATCAAATATGGGCGACTAGGCAGACAAATTGGTCACAAACTCAGCGAAATCATTTATGAATTCTATTACAATACTCTGACTTATTGA